The DNA region cgacTGTTGCAGCGCACTTGAGTGTGAAGCCAGAAACAGCTCtacggcctggaaagaggaattcacggtgagGAGGGGCTCTACACGCATTTGTGTACAGCTGgagcttcggccatggagaaacctgaggaatcccACCCCGAGGAGGAAtcgtggaagtgtggtgactgcgggaaaggcttccgtgctccatctgccctggagattcatcggcgcagtcacaccggagagaggccattcatctgccccagtgtgggaaggccttcagcaattcctctgccctTATGAGGCACCggtgggtccacacaggggagaggcccttcagctgccccgattGTGGGAAGGACTTCAGCTATTCTTCTGACCTGCAGACCCATcgacgggtccacacgggggagaggccgttctcctgcactgtgtgtgggaaggccttcagcacctcctccaccctcctgacccactggcgggtccacactggggagaggccattcacttgtTCTGAGTgcaggaagggattcactcaggagGGCAAGTTGCGGatgcaccagcgggtccacactagGGAGAAgcctttcagctgccccgagtgtgggaaggccttcaacgATTCCTCTTCCCTTCAGACCCACAAGTGGGTCCACACGcaggagaggccgttcccctgcacAGAGTGCGGCAAgctcttcagcaattcctccaccctgctgaagcaccagcgggtccacacaggggagaggcccttcagctgccccgagtgtgggaagggctttacccagatGTCCGTCCTGCTgatccaccagcggatccacatcGGTGAGAAGCCTttctgctgccctgagtgtgggaagggattcactcagaagGGCAACTTGCGcacgcaccagcgggtccacaccggggagaggcccttcagctgccccaagtgCGGAAatgccttcagcgattcctccacccTACTGAAGCACCAACGGGTCCACACGGGGAAGAAGCCAttcccctgccccgagtgtgggaaggcctttagcaattcctccgacctgctgaagcaccagcgtgtccacacgggggagaggcccttcagctgtcccgaatgtgggaaggccttcagcgattcctccgccCTGGTgaagcaccggcgggtccacaggGGGGAGAggtccttcagctgccccgagtgtgggaagggctttacccgggCAGCCACCCTGCGGAGGCACCAAGGAGTTCATGTGCCAtcacagggggattgaaggagcgacTGCCGAGTGCCATTATGGACTGGGCTATCAACCCAGTTCTGGAactcccaggtttgaatcccaccgcaGCAGATCGCGGAtttggaatttggtcagaaatctggaggtCAGAATCTAACAATGAAACCATCGAGCGGGGTGGGGGGAAGCCCCATTCTGATTCAGTCAcgtcctttttagggaaggaaactggtgTTGTGgcaaaggattcactcagtcgtcccagctgcatcctttccctggtctggcctacacgtgactgcaGACCTACAGCAGTGTAGTTGACTCCACCTGCTTCCTCCCACTTCTTTCCCTCCCCGCAGATGGgcggggagaaacttacttggagacagggtatgggttgaaatcgctgagtgaggcaatacttcctccgggttaaGGCTGTAACaaagatccaattacaaagggacaagtCAGTGGTGACCAACAGTAAAgaaagtggggtggggaggggtgctttgaccttgagctgtttaaaaagcagCTACTTTTTCAACACCTTTTTGCTGAGGTGATCtggagctgtaacaaagttgggttgcaatgaAGGTAACCTGAactctctggacgagctgaccaaggcccgcgagtccttcgaaaagaataaaactcccggaagctacggcttaccggtcgagctctattccgctctgtgggacttgattggccaggacctgctggaggtgtatgtcagtatgcttcgagcaggtaccatgagtgaatccatgaggaaaggcatcatcaccttcatctacaagcggaagggggagagggaggaactcaaaaattggagaccaatttcactgttgaatgcggattacaaaatcctgtcaaaggtaatcgccaaccgggtcaggtctgctctggggtcggtgattcaccctgaccaaacctgtgctgtgccaggcaggaagatcactgagagtaTCGCACTCCTCAGGAATACGATCGCCTACAAGCAGAACAGAGgtttggacacctgcctgatcagcctggaccaggagaaagcctttgacaggatatcacacaggtatatgagagatgttctctccaaaatgggctttggggagggaatctgcaattggatcagactgctctacaccaacattgtcagtgcagtctcaatcaatgggtgggaatcagatagcttcccagtccgatctggagtcaggcagggctgccctctctctcctgccttgtttgtgtgctgcatagagccatttgccaagtctatcaggaaggatgcaagcctgagaggggtgactattcctggcagcgggggcctgcaggttaaggcctccctgtacatggatgacgttgccattttctgctcggatccgttgtccgtgcgcagactcatgtgcatttgtgaccagttcgaatgggcctcgagggccaaggtaaaccgaggcaagagcgaggccatgctcttcgggaactgggccgaccaatgctcgatccccttcaccgtcaggacccaccacctgaaggtgctgggtatttgtttCGGGGGATCTGGGGCacgtgccaagtcttgggaggagcgtatcagcaaagtgaggcagaaactgggcagatggaagctacggtcgctctccatcacggaaaaaaacctggtcatcaggtgtgaggcactgtcattgctattatacatggcacagatctggcctattcccagaatctgtgccgctgcagtcacccgggccatcttccagtttatatggagatcaaagatggactgggtctgaagggactcgctgtacaaagatctgggcaacgggggaaaaaatacacccaatgccaccctcaccctgatggccacctttgtgtgtggctgcatcaagctgtgcgtggatccccggtacgcaaacaccaagtgtcactatgtactcaggttctacctgtccccggtgttgcgaaggatgggcctggcctcgctgccgcggaacgctccgagtagttggaccgttccgtatcacctgtccttcgtggagaagtttatgaagaaaaacacctttgaccacaagtccatcaggaagtggtcagcacgtagtgtccctGAGACCCtttggaaaaggagagggcggatcctatcgagcggttccctgagcagactgtcaaagccatttggcagaatgcctcatcgccagaactttccaaccagcaccaagacatggcttggctggtggtgagaagggctctacctgtgagatcctttatgcacgcccggactctctgccgcaccgcacgctgccctcgaagcggctgcgggggtgggggtgggggaacgagactgtcacacacctccttctggaatgtgcctacgcagatgaagtctggagaggaatgcaagtggtgtttgtcgaggttcgttccgagcagcgccgtgacgcgggactccgtgcactacggcctgttccccgggacgcacaccgagacaaatatcaactgtgcctggaggatcatcaacttggtgaaggacgctctctgggtggtctgaaacctgttgatcttccagctgaaggagttgaccccgactgagtgttgcagactggcacattccaaggtccaggactacgtgttgagggatgcgctgaagcttggggcagctgccactaaggcgcggtggggaaagaccactgtgtaacgtctgcctgcctaatgaagaacagggggcccatgcagtcatttgggctctgctgacacctcagctcaatatatgggcatatgattgaaaaatgtacagacctgtatataaaaatgataaattctgatctttgtatgtaaatgtttacatatgtatggcatgaccaactgtacagaccatcaaattattttatgaatatatttttgaaataaaaaattatTGTATCAGACATGcgagctgtgcaaggttaccttatgacATCTCCCACTTAGTTTAGACTGGCACTTCTTTATAGGAACTTATCTCGGCACCAGAAGCCTAACTCAGTTGGATTTGTTTTTCCTACCTGATGGATAGCTCAAGGCCTGTAGGAGTGATCAGTCAAGCACACACAGATCTGTCAATTAACTTCTCTTCCTtatgaattattgtctttcactgttatctgtctaattaagaacatgcaatgtttttataaacttttgtataaaggaagccactttgtatcagtacatTGGAGTAGCCTGCTGGGGCACTTGAAGAGCTGCTACCCTACACTCCTAggttattagaacctagttagtttagcGTATGGGTATCAGTGTtacattgtaacagtgatgctactagtgaataaaggggatgactaagattaaactaaactgtctgtaagaggtttttattccagacttccaaagagtACGATCTTTGGGACGAACCAAGAAAGAGAGGCTTACGGGTCTGAGTCCATAAGGGCTTCCCTAGGCCGtgtcaaatctgtactttaacaatagcagggaataaaacaagaaagtGTTAGTACCCAGCTTGATTTATAACAATactttcatcaacagaaataaaacatctGTTATCAAATAAGACATAGAAatatacaacacggaaatagactttttgatccaacacatccatgctatcCTATATAAGtctagtgacccatttgccagcatttggcccatatccctccaaacccttcctattcacacacccatccaggtgccttttaaatgctgtaattgtaccagcctccaccaccactctggcctatttactctatccacccTTCAGGATTGTATGAACCTCTATCcggtcaccctcagccttcaacactccaggggcaacagccccatcctattcagcctctccttataccacAAATTAACCAACACTGGcgacatccttatcaatctgtccttcaccctttcaagttttacaacatccttcctgtcctatagcagggaaaccagaatcaaatgcaatatttcaaaagtggcctaaccagtgtcctagaCAGCTGCaccgtgacctcccaactcctacacccaatggattcaatgggccaaatggcctttttctgcactgcagggattttatgattgcTTCATATAGTGTATATCTGATATTCACTGTTGTACAGGCTGCATGGCTATGAATTTTCACCTAATATTGTAATGGAATTACATCCTGTATTTCTTGtaataatttttatttaataggtcagcaggaagtcattcagcaactttACTGGCTTTCTTTTCTGAAGCACCCTTGACATTTCATTTTCAAAACCTTgactcagctccatttccagccCCTTTGTAGGAAGGTATTGTCACCTAAATGAAGTTTTCCTCTTTATATACTTATTGCGACCTGACTGCATGAGTGTTTGAGGGTTTCTGTGTCATGGATAATATATGATCAGCAGGTATCTGGCAATCTACAGGAATTGTCACCGATGTTATGTTCATTTGACTGGACTGACCGTGAtcaattattttgtgattttatttgCAGGACAACATGGgaaagaaatctgaaaccaaaagataCATCAACTTCTGGCAGAGCCACTTGATTCACTGGGACTTTAATATCAGCAGCCATTCACATCGAGAAGAATTGTTTCCCTTTGTCTGCTTGAGAAATTTTGTACACTcgtgtggcaggaagaatactaaGTGAGGGAGATTCAATGCGCTAACTGTGGAAAGTTACTCATACCATTTACTCAGCTTGGAGGATCAAAATCTCACCCCTCACGGTGGGGAGAGACTGTGTACCCTTTCCGTTTGTAATTTGAAACACAGAGTGACACAAGGAAAGCTTCCCCCCATGTGGAAATGTTGGTACTGTGGGAGAAGATGCCCTTTCCTATCGATGCTGGAAACCCACAGACGCGTTCACATGGATGTGAAGACATCCGTGTGCAGACAGGGATTTAGTGAGACGGGCCATCTGCAGACGCACCAGCGGGTCCATGTGGAAGAGATGCCGTTCAAGTGCTCCATGTGCGGGAGGGAGTTCACTCGGTCATCTacactgctggcccaccagcgggtccacaccggagagaggccattcacttgctcaccgtgcaggaagggcttcacccgcttcTCCCACCTGCAGAGACACCAGTGAGTTCACCTGCCATTGAAGGAGCTTCAGCCGAATGCCATTATCGACTGCATTAATAACTCAGTTCTGGGGACTCCTGGGTTTGaatagcagatggtggagttgGAAGTCAGTCAGAAACCTGGAGTTCAGAACCTCATGATGAGAAAAACATCcctatctgattcactcatgttttagggaaggaaactgctgttgtgggaaaggattcacttagtcgtcccagctgcaggctttacctggtctggtctacacgtgactccagacccacagcagcctGGTTGACTCTCGACAGCCCCTCGGCAAATGAGCGGGGAGAATCTTACTTGGAGACAAGGTATGGGTTgcaattgctgagtgaggcaatacttcctccgggttacggctgtaccaaggatccaattacaaagggacaactcagcTGACCAACAGTGAAGGAAGTGGGGTGCAGGGGAGTGTGTacgctttgaccttgagctgttaaAAATGCAAATAAGCTACTTTTTCTATGCCTATTTGCTGgggagatctgaagctgtaacaaagtgggTCACAAtaaaagttaggcagcatctgaggagcaggaaaatcgacattccaggcaaaagctgattcctgatgaagggcttttgcccgaaatgtcgattttcatgctcctcggatgctgcctgacctgctgtgctttcctagcaccactctaacctaaactctgatctctagcatctgcaatcctcacttttgccacgataaaggttacctgaacttaccgaAGGACTCAGACGTGGAAGGCTATGAGATCCAGCAGGTttttctttgaaagctgctcgtTTCTTTCAATCTCCAGTGTGAGGTTTCTAATTGAAGGAGCAGTCAATGTGTAGCTCGTATTATtcgaaattgttcatttttcagAACTGCAGGTTCATCATTTcctcagcattgtaaagtttactgacaccagtgggaggtgtgggctgttttcattagaaacaaagttaaaaatcacacaacaccaagttatagtccaacaggtttatttggaagcactagcttttggagcgctgctccttcattgggtagctgtggagcaggatcataagacagagtATTTGTAGCAAAAGGACAttgaatgatatattgaacaaacctttgaagtgtttcatcttagaatgggtttcagatttcagttcattaatatataaatcccagaacttcttttaagtcacagtcTCAAGATAACTGAAGTTGTTATAAaaagaggtgacatctcagctcagacaatgcatgaaaggtgtgaggtttgagcctgtcttgagtcagactggttctatttccaaagtaggcatTTATAAGATATTACATGGAGTGATTGCCTACAAGctgtgcactttttgagcaaaatagaatgtatctacaaatataattctgcaaatgcaaattcaccccatagtctTATGTCTTTCTTtcctgcacaggacctccaaccaacactatacaccagatatattgatgatctttcttcctctggacccatggcaaggagtcactgaacTAACGACACTGAtattaacaagtttcatcccaccatcacactcaccatggactactctttcatatctgtctcatttttggaCACATGCGTCTCTATCAAGGATGGGTATCTCAGCATTTCTCTGTAccacaaacccacggataacctgacAGTGCTACACTTCTCTATCGAAACATATTAAATAACCATCCTCTATGGACAAGCCCttcacatacacaggatctgttcaggtgaggaggaacatgacagacACTTGGAAGTACACAAGCATGctctcataagaacggggtacaatgctcaactcatcaactgccagttccaatgtgctgcagcgagaaactgtaatgacctccttaggagacagacatgagctgcaaccAATATGGTTCTCTTTGTTGTCCAGTCCTACTTGGGAGCCGAAACACTAtgtcatgttctttgcagcccgCAACATATGAGCATCTCAGCAAGTCCTTCCCCATACCTCCACTTCTCGACttcaaacaaccgccaaaccttaaacagatcattgttcacagcaaactgcctggcCTTCAGGGCAACAtgatacaaccctgtcatggcagacGATGCAAGACGTGTTAAAGTGACGATACGATTGCcatcattacacgtggggacaccacccaccatgagtATGGCAGGTACTCACGTGACTCAGCCAGCATTGTTTATCTCATACTCTGCAGGCaatgatgccctgaggcatggtatctTGGCGAGACCGAGTGGAGGCTACAGTAACGGATGAATGAACACTGCACAATCATCagccaggaatgttccctcccagtcggggaacactacAGCAGTCCAAGACAgtcagcctcggacctttgggtgaccatcctccaaggcagacttcaggacaggcaacaatggaAAGTGGCtgggcagaggctgatagccaagtttggtacctatGGGGATGACTTTGGGTTCacatcacactacaggtgaccccactagactaaacactctcccacacatacacgcacacaagcacgcattcacacaaacacatgctcctccacaccaacacactcatgcagaccctctctcatacacatccactctctctcaaatgctcacacacacacacaccctctcacagccttataccccattacacagacacagacacaatcacCTGGTTTCCctggtatacacacacacacaccctctcacagccttataccccattacactcacacacagacacagacacagacacaatcacTTGGTTtcgcctgtacacacacacacatacaagtttgtgggttgaatttgtacttgcagaattacattttattttgctcaaaaacgctgtagctcccactttagaaatagaatcagtctgatgtAACATTGAGATACAGACTTTAActtaacaccttcaatgcattatctgattgagatgacacctattgtgAAAACCTATCTTGAGaacataacttttaaaaagttttgggatttacatatgaaggaatcAAAacgaacatggtcattctaaaagatgacagaggTAAGCtacatttgtttaatattacatcccatgacactgcaatcctgttgtgaaagagtgtgtgtgttatgACTCTGCtcccgatgaagaagcagcgcttcgaaagctagtgattccaaataaattggaaataagtaaataaacggttggactataacttggcattgtgtgatttataactgtgAAACTCTGTCAGTAATAACCAGCATCTCCATACTGCGCATGCTACTCGGTGTCAGCAACCACTCCGCGTGTTGCTCATGCGGCACGGGGAAACGCCCCACGGTCTTGTTTTGGTGAACCAATGGGACGCTCTGGAGGACCGGATggggactggtcctcctgccaatcacagAAAACCCATAGACTGGATGCGGAAGTTGGATCATGTGCTTCTGGGGTtggtgctgcttctctctctctctctctctctctgagttaaGATTGAGCTTCAGCCCAGACTGCAGCtttcttcctctgtccaacatctgtgagtattGTGCTCTCTTTTCTCACCCCATTTTCCATTCCGGGTTCAGCTGTTGACTTGCAGAAACTGAAGCGaaatggagtgaatccagggaggggacaGGTTCTGGGAAAGTTAGTTCAGTTCTGTGTCTCAATtgaaaaacacagggcaaatgcAGGAACCTTTTATCAGAAATGATGTGTAAATGTACAGATCTAGATGTCATTctgcaccagtcactgccagttgtcagacagatgcagcaagcaatcagcaaggca from Hemiscyllium ocellatum isolate sHemOce1 chromosome 27 unlocalized genomic scaffold, sHemOce1.pat.X.cur. SUPER_27_unloc_42, whole genome shotgun sequence includes:
- the LOC132808343 gene encoding zinc finger protein 420-like, whose product is MRHRWVHTGERPFSCPDCGKDFSYSSDLQTHRRVHTGERPFSCTVCGKAFSTSSTLLTHWRVHTGERPFTCSECRKGFTQEGKLRMHQRVHTREKPFSCPECGKAFNDSSSLQTHKWVHTQERPFPCTECGKLFSNSSTLLKHQRVHTGERPFSCPECGKGFTQMSVLLIHQRIHIGEKPFCCPECGKGFTQKGNLRTHQRVHTGERPFSCPKCGNAFSDSSTLLKHQRVHTGKKPFPCPECGKAFSNSSDLLKHQRVHTGERPFSCPECGKAFSDSSALVKHRRVHRGERSFSCPECGKGFTRAATLRRHQGVHVGEKPFICSVCGKGFTNSSNLRAHQWVHTGEKPFTCLVCRKGFTHSSALLTHQRVHTGERPFGCSECGKAFRRVSNLRKHERVHMGERPFTCPECGKGFIDSSSLLNHQRIHTGERPFTCSVCGKGFNHMSNLRQHKRVHTGERPFTCPECGKGFTNSSHLLTHQRIHTGERPFTCSKCRKGFTCSSDLQRHQRVHVPSQGN